CAGTCTGctgtgttttttcatgtttattgcTGTTTGCAATAAACATGAAAGAGGGAAACgctaattcaattcaaaacgCTAATTCAATTCTCTGTATGTCCTGTACATATGGCAGCATTGATAATAAAGTTGACTTGACTCAATACTATGTATACAGGTTGCTTGTTAAATTTGGTAAACAATGAAGCCAATTTCTCTTTATGCCATGATATATGTGCAGAACAAGACATTTCTCTTCTGGCTTTATATCCCATGCGGTTTACTTAAAGTTCTCTCAGACTTTCTGGTTACTGGTTGACATATGTTGCCACATAAATATAGTTAAGAAAAAATATCTCTGCATTAGACCATCTCAGTGTTATCAGGAGCATTAATCATGTCTGGCTTTTCCAAACATATTAAAGAACATCATAAAAGGGAAAGCTTATGTTCTcaacacatttaaaatgtttaaaacaataCATTTACTGAATTGTATGAATTAGATTCATGTGGACtttaattcatttgatttaacaGTTCAAATTGGACTGGACTGTTAACACAGACAGCATCCCTTTAAAGGACTTTTAAGTCGTCTTTACTTCCAGAGAAGACTGGGGTCCTTTAACATCTGTAAAAAACTGCTGCTGATATTTTAGCAGACTGTTGTGTCTAGTGTTCTCTTTTATGCTGTGGTTTGTTGGGGGGGGCTGTATTTAAAGGAGGGATGCTGGATGTTTGGACAGACTGGTGAAGATGTCTGGATCCGTGGTGGGCacagagctggactctctggtgTCAGTGGCAGAAAGACGGTCCCTGGAGAAGACTCACAACACCCACTCCACCAAACTCTGATAAGATAGAGGATCATGTTCAGGAGCAGGCTGCTGTCCCTGAGCTGCCCCGCAAACAGACTCAAGAACTCTTTTGTCCCCCTGGCCATAAGACTGTATAACTCTTCACCGAGTGGCCAGGATTGGCCAGGATTGTGACTAAACCCATATTCAAATGCGTTTGCACATGAGCACATTgcacatttttatatatatttatatacttaTATCTACGGTATGTTGCTACTAACTGAGATTTTGTTTGCTGTTGATACTAACCTGCCTTTGGGCATCTATGTAGCTGCTGAATACTTTGAATTTCTcacaggattaataaagtatctatctaattatctatctatctatctatctatctatctaattgAATTATGATTGTCTTGAACTGGATtatatctttgaagtgccttgaaatGTGTTGTGACTTGaccaatataaataaaactgaagtgaattaaattaaatataaaaaatatcttaTTATGCCTTCTTTTGTGTCATAACAGTATACAGCTAGATAaaccagtttttgtttttttttcattttttataaaatcatttttacaCCTCATCTAAATATTTCAGTCAGAACAGCTAATGACAGAACACTAACAGCAAgttaagagagaaaaaaggaatttaaaaaagtataaaaagtCCTTACAAAAATCTTTGTAAACTATGCATTATGATAAAAAAGCTGTTTCAAATGTCTATACTGCAAACATATGGATGACATAAAAATCACTTATTCACCCATATTCTGGGGATCCATCGACTACAGTCTAATTGATATATATTCTACCTTCTTTATTTCCAGAAATTAAATTAGTCCTAATAAGAGAGCGAAACAGTGTAGGAACCTTTTAGAGCGGAACGGATGTTGTGTGACTCCCGTTTTCAGAAGATGTGACAGAGCGTTGTCCGACAGTAGTTTAGCATTTGTGTGTTTGCTTTTGCTAATTCGATCTTTTTGAAAGTTCACACATTTTTTACTCGTGTGTGGTGCTTTGAGGATTTTATCCTTCACTaacacaaacattaaaagcagTTCTTAAGCACATATATGAGGTTAACCAGTTTAACTGCTAAGGCAAAGCTCATCTAGGGCTTCGGTTTAGCTTTTACGTTGACTGGATGGTCATGTTGGGAGTTTTATTGCCTCGAAAATGTTTTCGATGTGTCCAACGACTTTTCAAACAGAACGTAGAGGCAAAGAGAGAGATATCAAAGATCTGCCATTCTGATGAGCGATTAAGAAGATTTATATCAGAGAACACGGAGATATCAGGGGAGCAGAGCCTGACCCCTGAGATCAAACTGAGATTATTTACTCCGGACTGTCGATTCTGGAGAGAAAGACCGGAGCTCTGGCCTTTTGATGACCCGTATTGGGCCATTTATTGGCCGGGAGGACAGGCACTCTCTAGGTCCGATACATTCCTAAGCATTAAAAAAACGTATCAGGCAGAGCTTTTAAGCAACCTTTGATTTATCGCTGCCACCTCCCTGTAGGTACATCCTGGATAACCCTAAAGTGTGTCGGGGTAAAGCTGTCCTGGATCTGGGGAGCGGCTGCGGAGCCTCAGCCATCGTTGCAAAACTCTGCGGTGCTGCTCATGTAGTGGCCAATGACGTCGATGCTGGTATGTATCTGTCTTTTGTCTGAAATTGTAGTTGTTCCCCTTTTTGATACGTTGTCCCCAAGCATTTCAGTGCATCAAAACCAGCGAATGaactttttgtttatattttatatgtacggtggccgacacgtgcaaacgcgttgCAAATGGTAAagcaaatccaacagtaaaacgctgcaagacaaaaacgaccggatgcaaacggcaaaacgactgcaagagagaaacgctgcaagttCACTCAAAACACAACTGAAGTACGCCAGGTCACTTGGGGGTCTCAACCTTTGGGAAAGGAGGTCGACGATGAGAGATCGGAGGAGTAACGAAGGAGACGAAAGTATaaaggtacgttgtcctttatgtcttttttacacTCTTGGCATAAATACATaaaggacaacgtacctttattataagacataaaacataagaacaatataaaaacGATAAACgataacaaaacagaaacaaagtctcatgctgggttaaaagccagggaataaaatgggttttaaggcgagttttaaaaatggacagtgaaGGGACTTGTCTAATGTGCAGTgggaaataaatgataaatgtaAGATTTGCATACGTATTTAacacagcatcatttaaaaaacgAATTTGCTGTTGATACAGAGCAGAAAAAACAGACTAATGTACTAAAGTAAAATACAAATGTTGAATTTATTGACCCAATAATGTACTTGTGCAGGAATATTACCTAAATCTGTAAATAAAAACCTTTCCACAAAGACTTATTATTCCAATTCTTATTTCACATGCTGGCCTTAGTGATCACTAATCACTAGATGGCACTGATTACACATTTGTCTTGCACATTGCAcattatttttgcaataaagtCAAATGAGGGGAAGGATGACATACTTGGGTTACTGGCAAAACATTCAAATGACAATTTGTGCAATAAGATGCCAGAAGTGGAGTTTGAATTTGAACCAACAGAGAGGTTTTGTAAATTGAATGCTCAAAAATGAAGAGACATTATAATTAAGGATAAGAATGAATACTTTAATACAGAATAatatttgttttgaaaaaaaaaatacttttttccacttttttcatTGGTCTATCTTCATGCAGTGGTAGCAGCAGTTGGGGATGGTTTTGAAATCTGTCTCGCAGGTCGAAAATCCTGAAAAACAGATTCACAATTGACATTTGTTCACCTGGATGCATTTCTTCTACCACTTGCTCTGCTCCTTTGCGGTTCTCTGTCAACAGAGTGAGAGACAAAGGCTGCAGTTGCAGGGAGTCAATAGTTCCTGGACCGCGAACAACAGACCTTCATTGTTAGTGTGAGAGAACACAGTTCAGCTGAGATAATCAGTAACAGAACAGGTTGACAAAATGACAATGTACACATACATTTCCCCATCATACATTCCTATAAATATTTGCCATAAAAGTTCTAAATGAGCCTCGTTGTGTTTCAGTTGCAGCAGTTGCGACCTGCATGAACTGTGAGCTGAATGCCATCAAGCCACCTCTTTGTGTGACCGACAACTTGATTGGTTCAGAGCCTGAATGCTTCGACTTGATCCTCCTGGGAGACATGTTTTATGATGAGGCTCTCGCCACTAGCCTTCACAGCTGGCTAGACCGTAGCATAAAAATCCATGGCACCAAAGTCCTGATTGGGGATCCCGGACGAGCCCAGTTTGAGGAACACAATATTCGGCGGGTCCTGCATCATCTGGCTCAGTTTGATCTGCCTGAGTGTGTCAAGGAGGAGAACTACGGCCTCACCTGCAGCAGTGTTTGGTCCTATCATCCTGAGTAGTAGAGTTGTTTATCTGTGCTTGACTTTAATGTAAATAATGTCATACATTCTCACTTGACTACCTGAGCTGGTCTACAAAGAGCAAACATTAAACCTACCTGCCAAATATTATCCCTCCTTGCGTCATGTCTAGTAGTTAAAGTGGTTCTAAACCAACGAGGCATGGAGTCTTCGAGACCTCTGCAGGCAAACCATTTTTCCTGACTTGGGTGGCTAGCAATAGAACCAGAAAAtcttactttttatttatttgtattccCCACTGATGGAAATTAGTGGCACCCTCTTTTTGTGCCAGTTTTCTAATTTATTCTTATgcaaatttcatggtctatcctggaaaaaaatcaacttcaGAGTCAAACCTAAATCATGCATCTGATTTTAGGATTAACACctcaattaaaaacaaattaaagagtGGTATTAATTACTTAGATCATGCTGATTTTTGATAAAAGGCAACTAATGAAGGACATTCCTGTCTCTGCACAcattaaatgtgaaaaaaaaggaaaaaaaaaacatttcagttgtttttcatttacTTATGTGACAAACAGCAAAGAGGTTGAGGTGTCTGATACTCAAGAGAAAACAGTTGAAAAAGGACCATCTCTAAGTTCACTGATGAAGGCCACTGAGTGCATGTGTTCCAACCAGAGATAGCATATAGTCAAATAAGGAGATTCGAAGGAAAAATACATTCCAAAGGCATGAAGTCCATGTACATTGTCTCTTGGCTAGATGCCTGGAGAAGAAGAGACCTTGAGCATCTCCCATAAAAAGAAGTTTCACCCCTGAAAGAGAGAGATATTCCATTCGAACAATTGAGCTACTCTCTCCAGGCTcgatgcatcttttctgtaaattcgagacggacctgatgaatgcaataaaggtttctatgttcgactaagtccgtgtcagcagagttcgTCATCACTCATCTCCACATCGGCTTGGCGATCATCCCTGATTTTTATACTACAAGGTCCTCCACAGATGCGCGGATCTACAAATATTTactggtcatttttttttaaacaagtttatcTGAATATTTGttgacaaagagaaaaaaatcttaATAAACGAATAGCTTGTTACCATAAATTAAACACCATGTAATATTTGTAGTGCTTTTAGCAAATACACAGTTTTTGCTAATTGTCTTCCTGCAGATCCTGCAGATTGTTTGATGTTTTATATTTGATACATGTGAGCTGTATTAAAGAATATTCTCCGCTGAACACTCTTGCTTCCAGTGTCATTGATTCCAGTCTCATCTATTTTGAGTCTTGGTCCCGATGACAACTGAACGGCTACCCAGGAAACCCTCCTTACATAGGGTGAAGAATGAGTGTTCATTTTCAAGTTGGCCTTGGGAGGATAAGATGTAGGGACACAAGTGGTGATGTGGAAGCAAGATAAAGACTAATGAAGATAGACAGCTCTATGACTGTGGTGGAAATTTTAgcaaggcacagagtcagttattttcttctGAGGAGACAAGAGGCTTTtataataatatcttgcaagagagaacaacacagtacAAAATACAGAGTTGCTCTGACTAATGAGGCAAAGACACTCAGTTATATTGCCCTTTGTCACGTCATCTCTCATTGGGTATAGGTATCTTTCTTCTACCTTTCCTCCCCCAACCACAGTTGAGGTTACCCAGACATAGTCGTAAATACTAGCTTCATCCCTGCCCCCCTTAAAGTGCAGCTATCTCATTCTCTATCTATTCTAACAGGCCCGCCATTGTAAAAGAGGAATTATGGAAAACAGGACAGGGTGGTATGTTGCAGCGAGGTCATTTCCAGGTTATACACACAGTAACACTTAATACAATGCATATAAGAATTAATTTTCGATTACAATGACCATGGGGTAAAAATAAAGGGCTATGAGAATAGTGGGCAAAGACTATCTGGAGGGGGCAGACACTCATGCTGATACCTGAAGCTTACTCACTATTACATTGAAGAAACCTGATAACGGGGACCCCATCCTTCGACAGATGGAAAATTATAAT
This genomic interval from Odontesthes bonariensis isolate fOdoBon6 chromosome 7, fOdoBon6.hap1, whole genome shotgun sequence contains the following:
- the etfbkmt gene encoding electron transfer flavoprotein beta subunit lysine methyltransferase, with amino-acid sequence MVMLGVLLPRKCFRCVQRLFKQNVEAKREISKICHSDERLRRFISENTEISGEQSLTPEIKLRLFTPDCRFWRERPELWPFDDPYWAIYWPGGQALSRYILDNPKVCRGKAVLDLGSGCGASAIVAKLCGAAHVVANDVDAVAAVATCMNCELNAIKPPLCVTDNLIGSEPECFDLILLGDMFYDEALATSLHSWLDRSIKIHGTKVLIGDPGRAQFEEHNIRRVLHHLAQFDLPECVKEENYGLTCSSVWSYHPE